The window TTGTTTCTGGTGCGCCTTCTTTTCCCGGCTACCGCTGCCGAACTGTCTGAGCAGTTTCTGTAGGTTTTCCTCGTACCGTTCTAACTCCTGTTCCAGCTCATGGATTAGGTCCTCATGCAAGCCGGTGCGCTCCTGGATCTGTCCCTCTATTTCCTTAAGCAGTGTTTCAACGCGTTCACGTTCTTCCCTGTATGCTTCGGACAGCAATCGGTCGATCTCCTGTTTACTGGGATATCCTTCGTTACCGCTAGTGAACTGTGGTACGGGATCGGCGGACTCTAGGAGACCGGTGTAGTCTTCATAGACCATTCTATCCTACAAGGGGACTGTAGTATCTACAGTTGTTCGGGGTCGCCGTGTTTCCGAAGCTTCCGGTACCGTTCTGCCCGTTCACGATAGAACCGGGGTAGCTCCTCGAGTTCAGTCTCCGACCATGTTCCAACCTTTTCGAGTAACCGTTCCGCCTCCGCAATCTCGTGAACTGTCATTTGTCTTCACGGAATTGGCTGGGAGTCCAGCTTTGTCTATGCTTCAGAGGGCCGTGTTACAGTTGACAAGAGAACTAGGGCCTATGGCTAAAGCTACGTGTATCCTTTTTCCGGGAGATGCAGCAGAGGATGACCTACAAACGAAGTGGATTCGTACGAAGGAGGGTCCATATATTCACTCAGAAGAGTTTCAGAGATTCGCCTGTTCTGGGCTTTATCTCCACAATATACCTTGGATAAAGAGTCTGTTTTACCAACTGCTGTTAGTCAGAAGGCTCTGATAGAATTATCGTGTCTGAAGGAGTGGTTGACCAAGTACCACTATGAGCGAAGATCAACTGGAGTCGATCCACCCCACAGAGGCGTTTGAGCTGTATCTTGATGAGCGACGTTCCGAGGTCACTCCAAACACGCTTCAGGCGCATAGATACCGTATCAGGCATTTTCTCCGGTGGTGCGAGAAAGAGGATATCACCGACTTGAATGAGTTGACGGGGCGGCAGCTACATGAGTACAAGGTTTGGCGGCGGAAGGAAGGCGATTTGAACAATGTTACTGTGAAGACGCAGATGGACACTCTCCGTGTCTTCATCAAGTTCTGCGAGTCAATCGACGCAGTCCCCTCTAATCTGCATGAGAAGGTGCTGTCTCCGAAACTTAACCGGGGAGACAACCAGAGTAACGATATCCTCAGAGAAGAGGAGGCACACAGCCTCTTGGACTATCTCTACCGGTTCGAATACGCATCCTTTCCCCATGTCTTGATCCGTCTTCTCTGGACCACAGGAATGCGGATCGGGGCGGCTTATTCACTTGATATCGAGGACTACCACAGCGATGACCGATTTCTCGAGATCCGTCACCGAGAATCAACTCCGTTGAAAAACAAGGAGGAGGGAGAACGTCTCGTCGCATTAGATCCGGAAACCTGTGAAGTCCTCAGTGACTGGATCAACCATCAGCGGCCAAGTTCTCAGGACGATGAAGGACGAGAGCCTTTGTTGGCAACCGTTTATGGACGCGCCCATAAGAACACGCTTCGAAAGACCGTCTACCAATGGACCCGGCCGTGTGAATACACCGGGACTTGCCCTCACGGAAGGGGTCTCGGTGAATGTGAAGCCTTGAACGATAACCAGAAGTCGCCGAGCCTCTGCCCATCCTCAGTTGCACCGCACGCGATCCGCCGGGGTTCTATCACCTACCACCTCACAAAAAATGTTCTAGCCGAGGTCGTCAGCAACCGGATGAACGTCAGTCAGAAAGTCCTGGATATACATTACGATAAGAGGAGTGAAGAAACGAAGATGGAGCAGCGGCGGCGGTACTTGGAGGATCGGCCATCAACACGGTTCCGCCGCCACTGACATACTCAATGGGGGTTAGTCACTGAGCGTATCTTCGGTCGGCTGTGTCCCTGGTCCGTTTCGTTCTGCAAAGGAAACCGTCTCACCTATCTGTACCTCTCCGGAGCTATCGACTTGAACTTGGTAGCCCTGATACTGGAACTCAACCTTTCCAACTGCCCTCTCTGTACTCGAAGTAGATTGGAACAGAGAGTCCAAAGCTTCGGTATCGACGACCGTATGAAGCGGCGGGGTAAGATCCACTGGATCAACTCCTTCACGGTCAGCAACTTTCTCAACAACTTTGAGACTGATCGACCTCCCCATCTCTTCCATAGACCGGTCTGCCACAGCCCGACACATAAATTTGGATGAAAGGGTGTGACGTGCGTCAGACATATATCTAACGAGTGTCAGATCCCAACGGAATCAGTTCCCATATTTTCTCCATTCGACTGTGTAAATGCGTCTAATTGATCGAGAACTCCTTTCTCCTCGAGTTCGGCGAGGCGTTCCAAAGTTTCGAGTTTCTCCTCACGCGTCGACTGGTTCTCAAGCGAAAGCGGTCTTCCACAGGTCCTACACTCTGTCTCCTCTGACTGGTTCTCGGTTCCGCAGAAGCTGCAGTTCACGGGTTGACTTTCGTCTTCCTCGCCACTGATACCGTACTGGTCTCTAATAGCTTGGTTGACGTCGTCGTTGTTGAGGTGGACATACACTTTGGCCCTGTCCGAACCAGGTTTCCATCCGGCGAACTTGTTCAGTTGCTCGTAACCCATGAAGGTCGCCACTTCCGTCAAACGTGTGTGTCGAAGGTTGTACGGGCGGCGTTTGTTCTCCGGGATATCGACTCTTTCACAGGCGTCCTGAAACCGTCGGAGGAAACTGTCGTACTTCCATCTCTCACACCGATCGGGTTCGTACAGACATTCGGTGTCGCCGTGTTTCTGGGGGAGCTCCCCGCATTTCTTGCATTCCTGTTGCTGTGTCTTCACCCATAATGGTGTAGATGGATCCTGTATGTCGCCTACTTCGCCGCCTAACGGGTGTTGTGCGATCCAC is drawn from Halopiger aswanensis and contains these coding sequences:
- a CDS encoding tyrosine-type recombinase/integrase produces the protein MSEDQLESIHPTEAFELYLDERRSEVTPNTLQAHRYRIRHFLRWCEKEDITDLNELTGRQLHEYKVWRRKEGDLNNVTVKTQMDTLRVFIKFCESIDAVPSNLHEKVLSPKLNRGDNQSNDILREEEAHSLLDYLYRFEYASFPHVLIRLLWTTGMRIGAAYSLDIEDYHSDDRFLEIRHRESTPLKNKEEGERLVALDPETCEVLSDWINHQRPSSQDDEGREPLLATVYGRAHKNTLRKTVYQWTRPCEYTGTCPHGRGLGECEALNDNQKSPSLCPSSVAPHAIRRGSITYHLTKNVLAEVVSNRMNVSQKVLDIHYDKRSEETKMEQRRRYLEDRPSTRFRRH
- a CDS encoding HalOD1 output domain-containing protein — its product is MEEMGRSISLKVVEKVADREGVDPVDLTPPLHTVVDTEALDSLFQSTSSTERAVGKVEFQYQGYQVQVDSSGEVQIGETVSFAERNGPGTQPTEDTLSD
- a CDS encoding tyrosine-type recombinase/integrase; translated protein: MSTERYINVKTQLENLEDSDLKPANVEAIRCFIDHCAAEGLSEVRQSRLITALKSLVLNFAPDNFELRGASEQDLKRAVAELNRSDYAESTKHTMKAATKKFYKVENGGREHPEKVDFFDATAKETTTISREDLFTKEELKRLFSGFINTRDRAFTMVLYESAARPGELLSRNIGDFTSNGKGDFIHLEGIKGTPDRTNQLVRSGRPLREWIAQHPLGGEVGDIQDPSTPLWVKTQQQECKKCGELPQKHGDTECLYEPDRCERWKYDSFLRRFQDACERVDIPENKRRPYNLRHTRLTEVATFMGYEQLNKFAGWKPGSDRAKVYVHLNNDDVNQAIRDQYGISGEEDESQPVNCSFCGTENQSEETECRTCGRPLSLENQSTREEKLETLERLAELEEKGVLDQLDAFTQSNGENMGTDSVGI